Genomic window (Ignavibacteriales bacterium):
TATCCCTACAATTTGTTTATAAACTGTAACCATAATTTTACACTGGAATGATTTTTAAATGAACATGAATAAAATAAAATACATTGGTAAAATTGTAAGAATGATAAGCATTATACTAATTGCCTTTTCTTTGGTATTATTTAATAGCTGCAAAGACAAGATTGTAAATCCGGGACCAAAACCGGAACCAATTCCAGACTCTATTCCAAATCCGGTTTTAAAGGGAAACTATGCTTTATGCTACACAAAATCATACAACGACCACTGGGAGATATTTGCAACTAATTTTAAAGGAACTGATCCACAAAACATATCTAATCATCCTTATGATGATGAATATCCTCAATGGTCGCCGGATGGAAGATATATAGTATATTCAACCGGATATAATATTTATGTTTATGATACAAAGAATAAGACCGAAACTAATGTAACTTCAGATGGGGGTAGTGCAAGCCAAAATCCCTTTTGGACACCAAATGGGAAAATCTGTTTTAATTATCCTTATGCCTATTCTAAATTTAGAGGAACGTGGATAATAAATCCCGATGGCAGCAATAAACAAAATATATTAGATTCCATAGCCACTGATGAAATTTATTTCTATCCGGATAGTTTTACTTTCCTTTATGAAGATGAAGTACATAAACTTCATAAAACTAATATTGAACATACATTTGATGATTTTATTCTGGATATTGGTTATGGTGATAACTATATACCGATTTTTGGTTTTAATCCCAATACAAATGAATTATTAATTGAACCTAATGATGTTAATGGATTGGCTTTATTCAACATAAATAGTAAAACTATGGATATTTTTTATAATGCTGATGCTAATTATTCTATTCAAAGATGTTGTTACTCCAGTGATTTTTCCAAGATTGCAATAATAGAATTTAATAGCACTAATGGAAGATATTTATCCATTTTAGAAAATGGAAGCAAATATAATCTAATCCGAATACCAATAACCACTCCAATGGTTAGTTTTGGTTGGTCTCCAATTCAATTTTCACCAGATGATAAATATATTGCATATTCAAAGCAGTATTGGCAAAACGGAGATTGGGTTTCCTGGAAAGAGTACTTATACATAATTGATGTTAATTCTGGTGTGGAAACCATTGTCGTTGAAGGATTGAATCCTTCATGGAATCCTAAACCATAAATTTATATTTCAGAACATTAAAGGAGTTGCTATGAAAATATTTCTGAATTCATTTTTTATAATCTTCTTGATTACTATTTTCGTCTCAATCAATACCAACGCACAAGATAAAAATAAAAAAAAACTTACTTTGGAGGAAGTAAAGGAAATGTGTGGCGTTCCGGTAGATA
Coding sequences:
- a CDS encoding DPP IV N-terminal domain-containing protein; protein product: MNMNKIKYIGKIVRMISIILIAFSLVLFNSCKDKIVNPGPKPEPIPDSIPNPVLKGNYALCYTKSYNDHWEIFATNFKGTDPQNISNHPYDDEYPQWSPDGRYIVYSTGYNIYVYDTKNKTETNVTSDGGSASQNPFWTPNGKICFNYPYAYSKFRGTWIINPDGSNKQNILDSIATDEIYFYPDSFTFLYEDEVHKLHKTNIEHTFDDFILDIGYGDNYIPIFGFNPNTNELLIEPNDVNGLALFNINSKTMDIFYNADANYSIQRCCYSSDFSKIAIIEFNSTNGRYLSILENGSKYNLIRIPITTPMVSFGWSPIQFSPDDKYIAYSKQYWQNGDWVSWKEYLYIIDVNSGVETIVVEGLNPSWNPKP